From one Populus alba chromosome 17, ASM523922v2, whole genome shotgun sequence genomic stretch:
- the LOC118031864 gene encoding uncharacterized protein produces the protein MAKFSASFCFTLLVISGCACIDSAMGGEIGIYELKKGNLSMKLTNYGARIISLVLPDKNGKLGDVALGFDTIEEFMNASSPFGATVGRVANRISNAQFTLNGTVYKLPANSGNNTIHGGPIGFSKVVWKVKKYSPDGPVPYIVFAYHSFDGEQGFPGDLLVKTTYTLLGDNQLCITMEAKARNKATPVNLVNHAFWNLGGHNSGDILSEKIQIFASRYTPVDSKLIPTGEIVTVKGTPFDFLKPNTIGSRINELPKGYDINYALDGSGNKKLRKAAIVHDEKSGRAMEILTNQPGVQFFTSNTLNVKGKGGFMYKPHGALCLETQGFPDSVNHPNFPSQIVNPVKPYKHYMLFKFSTF, from the exons ATGGCCAAGTTTTCAGCGTCGTTTTGTTTTACCCTACTGGTAATTTCTGGGTGTGCCTGTATTGACTCGGCAATGGGGGGAGAGATTGGGATATACGAGCTCAAGAAGGGAAATCTAAGCATGAAGCTTACCAATTATGGTGCCCGTATCATCTCCCTTGTTCTCCCTGATAAAAATG GAAAGCTAGGTGATGTTGCTCTTGGCTTTGATACTATTGAGGAATTCATG AATGCTTCATCACCCTTTGGGGCCACCGTGGGACGGGTTGCCAATAGAATCTCTAATGCTCAGTTTACCTTGAATGGAACTGTTTACAAACTACCTGCTAATTCAGGGAATAACACGATTCATG GCGGGCCTATAGGATTCAGTAAGGTTGTTTGGAAAGTGAAAAAGTACAGCCCAGATGGTCCTGTTCCTTATATTGTCTTTGCTTATCACAGCTTTGATGGTGAACAAG GATTCCCTGGTGATCTCCTTGTAAAAACAACCTACACGCTCCTTGGAGACAACCAACTGTGTATAACAATGGAAGCAAAAGCTAGAAACAAGGCCACGCCGGTTAATCTAGTCAACCATGCCTTTTGGAACCTTGGTGGCCACAATAGTGGCGATATCTTGTCagaaaaaattcagatttttgcTTCGCGTTACACTCCTGTTGACAGTAAGCTCATTCCTACAGGAGAAATTGTGACAGTGAAAGGAACACCCTTTGATTTTCTCAAGCCCAACACCATTGGCAGCAGGATCAACGAACTCCCCAAGGGCTATGACATCAACTACGCACTTGATGGAAGTGGAAACAAGAAGTTGAGGAAAGCAGCAATTGTGCATGACGAGAAGTCTGGAAGAGCAATGGAGATATTAACCAATCAACCTGGTGTGCAGTTCTTCACTAGCAACACTTTGAACGTGAAGGGAAAAGGTGGTTTTATGTATAAACCTCATGGAGCTCTATGTCTAGAGACTCAAGGATTTCCTGATTCTGTTAACCATCCCAACTTCCCTTCACAGATTGTGAATCCAGTGAAGCCCTACAAGCATTACATGCTGTTCAAGTTCTCTACTTTCTAG
- the LOC118031862 gene encoding uncharacterized protein, which yields MATLLSSTSFLGFPFPKHFSSFSPLTDKRNSLRLNKETLLRYSCCVTKCSSSSTSVFTMSSGGGSYEKSKRVWIWTESKQVMTAAVERGWNTFIFLSNHRQLAIDWSSFSFINPLFIEEGEVLDGENNRVATIFEVSTPQELQQLQPENGQAENVIINLLDWQIIPAENIVAAFQGSRKTVLAISKTHSEAQIFLEALEHGLGGVVLKVEDVEAVIKLKEYCDRRNEATNLLSLTKAIVTRVQVAGMGDRVCVDLCSLMKPGEGLLVGSFARGLFLVHSECLESNYIASRPFRVNAGPVHAYVSIPGGRTCYLSELKAGEEVSVADQNGQLRTAIVGRVKIETRPLILVEAKRESDDQTVYSIFLQNAETVALIPPCEGNGLLKAAIPVTSLKVGDEVLLRIQGGARHTGIEIQEFIVEN from the exons atggCTACGTTGCTCTCTTCCACTTCTTTCCTGGGATTCCCATTCCCCAAGCATTTCTCCTCCTTCAGTCCCTTAACAG ATAAAAGGAACTCGTTGAGATTGAATAAGGAAACCCTTTTGCGCTACAGTTGTTGTGTCACAAagtgttcttcttcttccacttcTGTGTTCACAATGTCATCAGGTGGCGGTTCCTATGAGAAATCGAAGAGGGTATGGATATGGACAGAAAGCAAGCAAGTCATGACTGCTGCTGTCGAAAGAGGCTGGAATACCTTCATCTTCTTGTCCAACCATAGACAACTTGCTATTGACTGGTCAT CATTCTCCTTTATAAACCCTTTATTTATTGAGGAAGGAGAAGTTTTGGATGGTGAGAACAACAGGGTTGCCACTATTTTTGAGGTTTCAACTCCCCAAGAATTACAGCAGCTTCAACCAGAAAATGGGCAGGCTGAGAATGTAATTATTAATCTATTGGATTGGCAG ATAATACCTGCAGAGAATATTGTTGCAGCTTTTCAAGGCAGTCGAAAGACAGTGCTTGCCATCTCAAAAACTCATTCTGAAGCACAAATCTTCCTTGAG GCCTTGGAGCATGGTTTGGGTGGAGTTGTTCTAAAAGTTGAAGATGTTGAAGCTGTTATTAAGTTAAAG gaatattGTGATAGAAGGAATGAAGCAACCAATCTGCTAAGCTTGACCAAAGCCATCGTAACTCGAGTTCAAGTAGCTGGAATGGGTGATCGTGTTTGTGTGGATCTCTGTAGCCTCATGAAACCTGGTGAAGGGCTTCTG GTTGGTTCCTTTGCTAGAGGACTATTCCTTGTTCACTCAGAGTGCTTGGAGTCAAATTACATTGCAAGCAGGCCATTTCGCGTTAATGCA GGACCAGTGCATGCATACGTCTCAATTCCAGGTGGAAGGACTTGCTATCTTTCAGAGCTAAAAGCAGGTGAAGAAGTATCTGTGGCTGATCAGAATGGGCAGCTGCGAACTGCAATTGTTGGCCGTGTGAAGATAGAAACTAGACCTCTTATTCTTGTTGAGGCAAAG AGAGAGTCAGATGATCAAACAGTATACAGCATTTTCCTCCAGAATGCAGAAACAGTTGCCTTAATCCCTCCTTGTGAAG GAAATGGACTGCTAAAAGCAGCTATTCCTGTTACTTCACTGAAAGTTGGAGATGAAGTATTATTGCGAATACAAGGAGGAGCACGGCATACGGGAAtagaaattcaagaattcattgtTGAGAACTGA